GTCCATCAGGCGACCAAATAGGTTCCGCAGCTCCGTTTTTTAATTCAGTAATTTGACGAGGTTCTCCTCCTGCTGCAGACATCATCCATATTTGGTTTGTACCTGAACGATTTGAAACAAAAGCTAGCTCCGAACCATCAGGAGACCAACGGGGAGAGTGATCTCTCACTTTTCCAAAAGTCCACTGAACTGGCAGGTCATCGGCAAGGTTATGAACAAACAAATGTGAATAGTATTCCAAATCTTCACCGACTATTGTTTGAATAAAAACATATTTTTCCCCATCTGCGGCAATATGCGGTTCTTTGACTATATTAATTTTTTTTAGATCCTCAGCTGTAATTGGTCGTTTATTGACGGTCAAAAACAACTCCCCCTTTTAAGTAAAATTATCACCCTTATTATTGCTATATTTAATTATTCATACATGCTACAATAGCGAATAAAATGAAAATCTGTAGAAATATGGATGGTGAATATGTGAAATCAGTATAGTAAAAATAAGAAAAAAACTCAAACGTTTTCATTTCCTTGAAACTTAAAAGTCAGATTACCTTACAAAATCAATGATATAATAATTAGAAATACATATACTAAAGATGAAGGAAGTCTTTGCCGACTGTACATTTTCTTTGTTGGCATCTCTCTCTCTCCACTTGAAGCTGCCTGTAAACAAAATAAAGCAGGCAGCTCTTTTTTATACTTTAGGAAAACTTTGCTAAAGGTTTAGTCTAATTTGAGATGGCGGCAAACAAAGTTTTTTTATTTTTAACATACTCATATTCAATTTCGTTATATTTTCTGCTGTATTTTACGGGTAAGTGATAATCTATAATATACCAATTATCTATCTTTTTCATCAATAAAAAACACGATACCATCATATTCAACTGAAGCCGCTGCTTTTTGGCCGGGATCAGCACCTAATGAGAAACCTGGCTGAATAGAAGAGTGCCCTCCGTATCTTGCAAAAAAACGAATATAATCCCCGTTTCTGGCTTCCATTTCTTCTTGAAACCATTTTACTGTACTGCTAGTTGAGTTACAGTAATTTTCATGTCTAACACACCTGAATAAAAATTAAATAATTCTACTATAGTGAAAGTATATAGGAAATAACATAAAAGCACAAAAAATTAAAGCTTATGGAATACATTTTTAAGTAAAATTAAATATGATAAGATAATATATATATAATAAAGAAATAAAAGGAAATAGTGGAGGGGGTCCATTTGGGACAAAGTACTACATATTTTTTATCCCTTAAAAAAAAATTTGAAAAAGAATTGGGAAGACCTTTAAAACCAAAAGAAAAAGAGTTGGTTGATGATATGGTCAGGAAACAATGGAAAGAAAATATGAAACACAAATGATATTTTTTTAAGAATTCAAAATGGACAAACAATTAAATAAACCTTCCGCATATAATGATTAGAGAATGTGCAGTGGAAGGAGGCGGGTTTGGTTGTGTCAGGCATATTGACTGCCGCCATTTATTTGATTAAAGAGCTCGCTCTTTTTGTCTCCTACGTAAAAAATAATGCTTTTCCGCAGCCTTTGTCTAAAGAAGAAGAAAAAAAACATCTTGAACGAATGCAGCAAGGTGATCAAGCCTCAAGAAATTTATTAATTGAACATAATTTGAGATTAGTCGCACACATTGTAAAAAAATTTGAAAACACTCGTGAGGATACGGAAGATTTAATATCTATTGGAACCATAGGATTAATTAAAGGAATTGAGAGTTACTCTCCTGAAAAAGGAACCAAACTTGCAACATATGCAGCAAGGTGCGTTGAAAACGAGATACTTATGCATCTAAGAGCATTAAAGAAAGTGAAGAAGGATATATCACTGTATGATCCGATTGGAAGCGATAAAGAAGGAAATGAAATCTCCTTGTTGGATGTTCTTCAAGAGGATGGCCCGGATATAGCTGACCTTATTCAGCTGAAAATGGAAAAAAAGCAAGTATATGGTTTTATGAATGTATTAGATGAACGTGAAAAAGAAGTTATTATATACCGATTTGGGCTAGAGAAAGAAAAAGAAAAAACGCAGCGGGAAATAGCAAAAGAGCTCGGTATCTCTCGAAGCTATGTTTCTAGAATTGAGAAAAGAGCACTTCTTAAGTTATTTCAAGAGTTTTATAAACAGCAGAAACAAGGTTTAACCGATGGCAACCACCTTTCATTTAGAAACTTTAATAATTAGATTAGAAAAACTTGGCTTTCCGCCAATTCCAAATGGCGGAAGTCATAGTTTTGCTTATACTTTGATTCTTTAACAAAGTTAAACATTCCTAAAGTAGAAAATGAAAAAGAAGCTTTTCCATTGTTAAGGAAAAGCTTCTTCGTTAATACTTTCTACTTTTTTTAACAATTGAAAGCAAAAAGCTCAATTTTTTATTAGTTTACAGCATCCTTAAGCTGTTTTCCTGGACGGAAGGCAGGATTTTTTGTTGCAGGAATTTTAATTTCTTCTCCTGTTTGCGGATTGCGCCCTTTACGAGCTGCACGCTCACGAACTTCAAAACTTCCAAAGCCAACAAGTTGAATTTTGTCACCTTTTTTCAAAGTGTCGGTAATGCTGTCGAATACAGCATCAACTGCTTTTGAAGCATCTTTTTTTGAAATGTCTGCTTGTTCTGCTACAGCGTTAATTAAATCTGTCTTGTTCATGAAAAAAACTCCCTTTCATTCCTAATAATATAGAGCCTGTACAATACAAATTTACTCATGAAATCCTTGATATGTCAAGTATTGACGGGGAATTTAAGCAAAATCGATGGTGGTTTGGCATTATTTTATCCAAAAATGAAACATTTCAAACCCCTTGATATGAAAGTGTTTTACAAAATCATCCATTTTGATGCCGTAAATCGACAACTAGAAGTAAGTTAAATCGATGAAATGAGACTTCTAAGTCAGCACTAATGATTGTGGAAATCAGGAAGAAGTGTGCTGTTTGTCCTTCTTTCCATTTAACTCGTCATGTATACTTGATTCCCATAACGAAACTCCCGAATGATAAGCAGCACGTGATATTAAATGACCTCCCACAGGGGCGGTAATAAAGACAAATACGATACCAAGCAAAATACGAGCGCTAACGTAATCTTTTATTACTGTGAAAAAAAGAAATAAACCAAATAAGATACATAACACACTTAATGTTGCAGATTTTGTAGCAGCGTGTGATCTAGTATAAATGTCAGGGAGACGCACTAAGCCGATCGCACTAATCAAGCTTAATACTGAACCTAAAAATACGATAATGCCAATAATCAAGCCGCTAATCTCGTTTACGCTCAATGACAACACCCTTTTCTATAAATTTGGAGAATGCAACCGTACCAATAAATGCTAAAATACCAAGCAGAAGCATAACTTCGAAAAATGCTGTCGTTTCTAAAATAAGCGAAACAACGGCTACCAAGCTTATTAAATTAATGCCTATCATATCTAGAGCAATAACACGATCAGGCATAGAAGGACCTTTAGCGACCCGGTACAAGGCTATTAATATCGAAACAGCGATAATAACAGCAGAAATGTGAAGCAGTAAATTCATCATTACCGGCTCACCCCCTGAATTGCTTTTTCAAACGTATTTTTAATGTCGCTTTTGGCTTTTTCTACATCAGGTAAATGCATAGCGTGTATATATAAAGTTTTGTTGTCAGGAGAGACATCGACTAC
This DNA window, taken from Alteribacillus bidgolensis, encodes the following:
- the mnhG gene encoding monovalent cation/H(+) antiporter subunit G; amino-acid sequence: MSVNEISGLIIGIIVFLGSVLSLISAIGLVRLPDIYTRSHAATKSATLSVLCILFGLFLFFTVIKDYVSARILLGIVFVFITAPVGGHLISRAAYHSGVSLWESSIHDELNGKKDKQHTSS
- a CDS encoding HU family DNA-binding protein, with amino-acid sequence MNKTDLINAVAEQADISKKDASKAVDAVFDSITDTLKKGDKIQLVGFGSFEVRERAARKGRNPQTGEEIKIPATKNPAFRPGKQLKDAVN
- the sigK gene encoding RNA polymerase sporulation sigma factor SigK, whose product is MSGILTAAIYLIKELALFVSYVKNNAFPQPLSKEEEKKHLERMQQGDQASRNLLIEHNLRLVAHIVKKFENTREDTEDLISIGTIGLIKGIESYSPEKGTKLATYAARCVENEILMHLRALKKVKKDISLYDPIGSDKEGNEISLLDVLQEDGPDIADLIQLKMEKKQVYGFMNVLDEREKEVIIYRFGLEKEKEKTQREIAKELGISRSYVSRIEKRALLKLFQEFYKQQKQGLTDGNHLSFRNFNN
- a CDS encoding Na(+)/H(+) antiporter subunit F1, giving the protein MMNLLLHISAVIIAVSILIALYRVAKGPSMPDRVIALDMIGINLISLVAVVSLILETTAFFEVMLLLGILAFIGTVAFSKFIEKGVVIERKRD